The Apium graveolens cultivar Ventura chromosome 11, ASM990537v1, whole genome shotgun sequence genome has a window encoding:
- the LOC141698471 gene encoding TMV resistance protein N-like isoform X3: MFQIIFSCIAQLWELLCESLSSPPTSQTPSSSPDSLPSSNISETPASTVLNSLASTSSQTPSSSDSYSTRWDVFLSFRGSDTRNKFTSHLYDKLDGNGIQTFRDDPELRSGEVISDALLDAIRKSKTYIVVLSENYASSSWCLDELAEILLCYKTMQRLVIPVFYNINPAVVRYQTGKFQQAFQKHHVRFGREKVNNWRLTLTEVASFSGYHISENRSEADVINEIIDELLLKINPKTLDVAKYPVGLDSRVTAITTLLRCDKEGVIRVGIHGMGGVGKTTLAKAVYNKHYGSFHGSCFLADVREASTRENGLVSLQQKLIDNVLKRKNVKIDNVDQGIELIRARICSKKVLIVIDDLDNIMPLEFIVGPFAMGSIIIITTRNEDLLDSVRVEAKYKVNGLGDVESRQLFMQHAFGDNKIPDTFKELSKEILEHAGGLPLALKVFGSNLLNQSERDWRWFINKLKRIPIGDVENKLKISYHALKSVDPMLQNVYLDIACFFVGLKKKEVVNIMETCYTFVDRHIHILNKRCLLTTNDDDELGMHDLLQDMGRNIARNESPDEPGKHSRLWVSKDICDVLKKKKVSPVFGKLKTLNMSYSQDLTTTPDFTKFPCLETLNLNGCESLEEVHMSVGSLMGLNFLYMHGCKKLRSLPDTICNLRALIVLDCSECSSLKALPIKLGNIESLTKLIANDLSVSYLPDSIGYLPKLVDLELRYNKNLRILPFAFGRLSNLKELDISFCDHLHLVRKLPPNLKRIDASNCKYLQRLPNLSNLKHLEELTLVYDSGLTDVPGLEDLISIRKLDLRGCAGLTKDLTKLFFKVYSEYGHQISVYVTGYLDQKSRPQWSDWILESPTAESSESQDQKSRPRWYDWILESPYWTSESLETPSRASEYSESVYAELLPNESHNFMGIILCFNDPIQSCVGFNYSVKNTTSGFMRSYSSDVPGYEGFDWLMMVIVPKSIFSITDDDNTIELTVDKRVNLVGIHLLYNT, translated from the exons ATGTTTCAAATCATTTTTTCTTGTATAGCCCAGTTGTGGGAACTGTTGTGTGAATCATTGTCTTCTCCACCTACCTCTCAAACTCCATCCTCTTCTCCTGATTCACTGCCTTCTTCAAATATTTCTGAAACTCCGGCATCTACTGTTTTAAACTCACTAGCTTCAACAAGTTCTCAAACTCCTTCCTCTTCTGATTCATACTCAACTCGTTGGGATGTTTTCTTGAGTTTCCGCGGTTCAGACACTAGAAATAAGTTTACAAGTCATTTGTATGATAAACTCGATGGTAATGGTATTCAAACTTTTAGAGATGATCCTGAGCTACGTAGTGGTGAAGTAATTTCAGATGCATTGCTTGATGCTATTAGGAAATCAAAGACCTACATTGTTGTCCTGTCGGAAAATTATGCTTCTTCAAGTTGGTGCCTTGATGAGCTAGCCGAGATACTCCTTTGTTACAAGACAATGCAGCGATTGGTTATTCCTGTATTCTACAACATTAATCCAGCAGTTGTGCGATACCAAACTGGGAAATTTCAACAAGCTTTTCAAAAACATCATGTTCGTTTTGGAAGAGAGAAAGTGAACAATTGGCGACTTACACTAACTGAAGTCGCCAGCTTTTCAGGATACCATATATCAGAGAACAG GTCTGAAGCTGATGTTATCAATGAAATTATTGATGAGCTTCTTCTCAAAATAAATCCCAAGACTTTAGATGTTGCCAAATATCCTGTTGGGTTGGATTCTCGTGTGACAGCCATAACAACATTGTTGAGATGTGACAAAGAAGGTGTCATAAGGGTTGGTATACATGGTATGGGTGGAGTTGGCAAAACAACTCTTGCTAAAGCTGTGTATAACAAACACTATGGAAGCTTTCATGGCAGCTGCTTCCTAGCTGATGTTAGGGAGGCTTCAACAAGAGAAAACGGCTTAGTTAGTTTACAACAGAAACTTATTGACAATGTTCTGAAACGTAAGAATGTAAAGATCGACAATGTTGATCAAGGAATTGAGTTGATAAGAGCTAGAATTTGTTCGAAAAAGGTTCTGATTGTTATTGATGATTTGGACAACATAATGCCCCTTGAATTTATAGTTGGGCCATTTGCTATGGGTAGCATAATTATAATAACGACAAGGAATGAAGATCTACTTGATTCAGTTAGAGTCGAAGCCAAGTACAAGGTAAATGGACTGGGTGATGTTGAGTCACGTCAACTCTTTATGCAACATGCCTTTGGTGATAATAAAATACCCGACACATTCAAGGAATTGTCCAAAGAAATTCTAGAACATGCTGGGGGGCTTCCATTGGCTCTTAAAGTTTTTGGATCGAACCTGCTTAATCAATCTGAGAGAGACTGGAGATGGTTtataaacaagttgaaacgaaTCCCTATTGGAGATGTTGAGAATAAACTCAAAATTAGCTATCATGCCCTGAAATCGGTAGATCCTATGCTGCAAAATGTTTACCTAGACATTGCTTGTTTTTTCGTCGGACTGAAGAAAAAAGAGGTTGTTAATATAATGGAAACTTGTTACACATTTGTCGATCGTCATATTCACATTCTAAACAAAAGATGCTTGCTTACAACCAATGACGACGATGAGTTGGGGATGCATGATCTGCTTCAGGATATGGGAAGGAATATTGCCCGTAATGAATCTCCTGATGAGCCTGGAAAACATAGTAGATTGTGGGTATCAAAAGATATATGTGATGTGTTAAAGAAGAAAAAG GTGTCACCTGTTTTTGGAAAGTTAAAGACTCTAAACATGTCATATTCTCAAGATTTAACTACAACTCCAGAtttcacaaaatttccttgtctTGAGACTTTGAATCTGAACGGTTGTGAAAGCTTGGAGGAAGTCCACATGTCAGTTGGAAGTTTAATGGGGCTTAATTTCTTATATATGCACGGTTGTAAGAAGCTAAGAAGTCTTCCGGACACCATCTGCAACTTGAGAGCATTGATAGTTCTAGATTGTAGTGAATGCAGTAGTCTGAAAGCTTTGCCTATAAAACTGGGCAACATTGAGTCATTAACAAAGCTCATTGCTAATGACCTGAGTGTTTCATATTTGCCTGATTCGATCGGATATCTTCCTAAGCTTGTGGACTTGGAACTAAGGTATAACAAGAACCTTAGAATTCTTCCATTTGCTTTTGGTCGGTTGTCAAACCTAAAGGAACTTGATATTAGCTTCTGTGATCATCTGCATTTGGTTCGAAAACTTCCTCCTAATCTGAAACGGATAGATGCAAGTAATTGTAAGTATCTGCAAAGATTACCAAATCTATCCAATCTGAAACACTTGGAGGAACTGACCCTTGTATATGATAGCGGTTTGACAGATGTTCCGGGCCTGGAGGATCTCATTTCTATTAGAAAGCTTGATTTGAGAGGTTGTGCTGGTCTGACAAAAGATCTCACAAAACTATTTTTTAAG GTATATTCTGAATATGGGCATCAAATTAGTGTTTACGTGACAGGATATCTAGATCAGAAAAGTCGTCCACAATGGTCTGATTGGATTCTTGAATCACCAACGGCTGAATCCTCTGAGTCACAAGATCAGAAAAGTCGCCCTAGATGGTATGATTGGATTCTTGAATCCCCGTATTGGACAAGTGAATCCTTAGAGACACCATCTCGGGCAAGTGAATATTCAGAGTCAGTGTATGCAGAGTTGCTGCCAAATGAGTCGCACAATTTCATGGGCATCATTCTTTGTTTTAACGACCCAATACAATCATGTGTTGGATTTAATTATTCTGTAAAGAATACTACAAGTGGTTTTATGCGGAGCTACAGCTCTGATGTTCCTGGGTATGAAGGATTTGATTGGCTGATGATGGTGATAGTGCCAAAATCAATTTTCTCGATCACAGACGACGACAATACTATTGAATTAACAGTCGATAAACGTGTAAATCTTGTTGGGATTCATCTACTTTACAATACCTAG
- the LOC141698471 gene encoding TMV resistance protein N-like isoform X2, whose amino-acid sequence MFQIIFSCIAQLWELLCESLSSPPTSQTPSSSPDSLPSSNISETPASTVLNSLASTSSQTPSSSDSYSTRWDVFLSFRGSDTRNKFTSHLYDKLDGNGIQTFRDDPELRSGEVISDALLDAIRKSKTYIVVLSENYASSSWCLDELAEILLCYKTMQRLVIPVFYNINPAVVRYQTGKFQQAFQKHHVRFGREKVNNWRLTLTEVASFSGYHISENRSEADVINEIIDELLLKINPKTLDVAKYPVGLDSRVTAITTLLRCDKEGVIRVGIHGMGGVGKTTLAKAVYNKHYGSFHGSCFLADVREASTRENGLVSLQQKLIDNVLKRKNVKIDNVDQGIELIRARICSKKVLIVIDDLDNIMPLEFIVGPFAMGSIIIITTRNEDLLDSVRVEAKYKVNGLGDVESRQLFMQHAFGDNKIPDTFKELSKEILEHAGGLPLALKVFGSNLLNQSERDWRWFINKLKRIPIGDVENKLKISYHALKSVDPMLQNVYLDIACFFVGLKKKEVVNIMETCYTFVDRHIHILNKRCLLTTNDDDELGMHDLLQDMGRNIARNESPDEPGKHSRLWVSKDICDVLKKKKGTEAIECIIPRDKNQDVLRGLSFTTKTFKKMSKLRFLYFSKVSPVFGKLKTLNMSYSQDLTTTPDFTKFPCLETLNLNGCESLEEVHMSVGSLMGLNFLYMHGCKKLRSLPDTICNLRALIVLDCSECSSLKALPIKLGNIESLTKLIANDLSVSYLPDSIGYLPKLVDLELRYNKNLRILPFAFGRLSNLKELDISFCDHLHLVRKLPPNLKRIDASNCKYLQRLPNLSNLKHLEELTLVYDSGLTDVPGLEDLISIRKLDLRGCAGLTKDLTKLFFKVYSEYGHQISVYVTGYLDQKSRPQWSDWILESPTAESSESQDQKSRPRWYDWILESPYWTSESLETPSRASEYSESVYAELLPNESHNFMGIILCFNDPIQSCVGFNYSVKNTTSGFMRSYSSDVPGYEGFDWLMMVIVPKSIFSITDDDNTIELTVDKRVNLVGIHLLYNT is encoded by the exons ATGTTTCAAATCATTTTTTCTTGTATAGCCCAGTTGTGGGAACTGTTGTGTGAATCATTGTCTTCTCCACCTACCTCTCAAACTCCATCCTCTTCTCCTGATTCACTGCCTTCTTCAAATATTTCTGAAACTCCGGCATCTACTGTTTTAAACTCACTAGCTTCAACAAGTTCTCAAACTCCTTCCTCTTCTGATTCATACTCAACTCGTTGGGATGTTTTCTTGAGTTTCCGCGGTTCAGACACTAGAAATAAGTTTACAAGTCATTTGTATGATAAACTCGATGGTAATGGTATTCAAACTTTTAGAGATGATCCTGAGCTACGTAGTGGTGAAGTAATTTCAGATGCATTGCTTGATGCTATTAGGAAATCAAAGACCTACATTGTTGTCCTGTCGGAAAATTATGCTTCTTCAAGTTGGTGCCTTGATGAGCTAGCCGAGATACTCCTTTGTTACAAGACAATGCAGCGATTGGTTATTCCTGTATTCTACAACATTAATCCAGCAGTTGTGCGATACCAAACTGGGAAATTTCAACAAGCTTTTCAAAAACATCATGTTCGTTTTGGAAGAGAGAAAGTGAACAATTGGCGACTTACACTAACTGAAGTCGCCAGCTTTTCAGGATACCATATATCAGAGAACAG GTCTGAAGCTGATGTTATCAATGAAATTATTGATGAGCTTCTTCTCAAAATAAATCCCAAGACTTTAGATGTTGCCAAATATCCTGTTGGGTTGGATTCTCGTGTGACAGCCATAACAACATTGTTGAGATGTGACAAAGAAGGTGTCATAAGGGTTGGTATACATGGTATGGGTGGAGTTGGCAAAACAACTCTTGCTAAAGCTGTGTATAACAAACACTATGGAAGCTTTCATGGCAGCTGCTTCCTAGCTGATGTTAGGGAGGCTTCAACAAGAGAAAACGGCTTAGTTAGTTTACAACAGAAACTTATTGACAATGTTCTGAAACGTAAGAATGTAAAGATCGACAATGTTGATCAAGGAATTGAGTTGATAAGAGCTAGAATTTGTTCGAAAAAGGTTCTGATTGTTATTGATGATTTGGACAACATAATGCCCCTTGAATTTATAGTTGGGCCATTTGCTATGGGTAGCATAATTATAATAACGACAAGGAATGAAGATCTACTTGATTCAGTTAGAGTCGAAGCCAAGTACAAGGTAAATGGACTGGGTGATGTTGAGTCACGTCAACTCTTTATGCAACATGCCTTTGGTGATAATAAAATACCCGACACATTCAAGGAATTGTCCAAAGAAATTCTAGAACATGCTGGGGGGCTTCCATTGGCTCTTAAAGTTTTTGGATCGAACCTGCTTAATCAATCTGAGAGAGACTGGAGATGGTTtataaacaagttgaaacgaaTCCCTATTGGAGATGTTGAGAATAAACTCAAAATTAGCTATCATGCCCTGAAATCGGTAGATCCTATGCTGCAAAATGTTTACCTAGACATTGCTTGTTTTTTCGTCGGACTGAAGAAAAAAGAGGTTGTTAATATAATGGAAACTTGTTACACATTTGTCGATCGTCATATTCACATTCTAAACAAAAGATGCTTGCTTACAACCAATGACGACGATGAGTTGGGGATGCATGATCTGCTTCAGGATATGGGAAGGAATATTGCCCGTAATGAATCTCCTGATGAGCCTGGAAAACATAGTAGATTGTGGGTATCAAAAGATATATGTGATGTGTTAAAGAAGAAAAAG GGAACAGAAGCAATAGAATGTATCATCCCTCGGGACAAGAACCAGGATGTACTAAGAGGATTATCATTCACTACCAAAACTTTCAAAAAGATGAGTAAATTAAGATTTCTTTACTTTAGTAAG GTGTCACCTGTTTTTGGAAAGTTAAAGACTCTAAACATGTCATATTCTCAAGATTTAACTACAACTCCAGAtttcacaaaatttccttgtctTGAGACTTTGAATCTGAACGGTTGTGAAAGCTTGGAGGAAGTCCACATGTCAGTTGGAAGTTTAATGGGGCTTAATTTCTTATATATGCACGGTTGTAAGAAGCTAAGAAGTCTTCCGGACACCATCTGCAACTTGAGAGCATTGATAGTTCTAGATTGTAGTGAATGCAGTAGTCTGAAAGCTTTGCCTATAAAACTGGGCAACATTGAGTCATTAACAAAGCTCATTGCTAATGACCTGAGTGTTTCATATTTGCCTGATTCGATCGGATATCTTCCTAAGCTTGTGGACTTGGAACTAAGGTATAACAAGAACCTTAGAATTCTTCCATTTGCTTTTGGTCGGTTGTCAAACCTAAAGGAACTTGATATTAGCTTCTGTGATCATCTGCATTTGGTTCGAAAACTTCCTCCTAATCTGAAACGGATAGATGCAAGTAATTGTAAGTATCTGCAAAGATTACCAAATCTATCCAATCTGAAACACTTGGAGGAACTGACCCTTGTATATGATAGCGGTTTGACAGATGTTCCGGGCCTGGAGGATCTCATTTCTATTAGAAAGCTTGATTTGAGAGGTTGTGCTGGTCTGACAAAAGATCTCACAAAACTATTTTTTAAG GTATATTCTGAATATGGGCATCAAATTAGTGTTTACGTGACAGGATATCTAGATCAGAAAAGTCGTCCACAATGGTCTGATTGGATTCTTGAATCACCAACGGCTGAATCCTCTGAGTCACAAGATCAGAAAAGTCGCCCTAGATGGTATGATTGGATTCTTGAATCCCCGTATTGGACAAGTGAATCCTTAGAGACACCATCTCGGGCAAGTGAATATTCAGAGTCAGTGTATGCAGAGTTGCTGCCAAATGAGTCGCACAATTTCATGGGCATCATTCTTTGTTTTAACGACCCAATACAATCATGTGTTGGATTTAATTATTCTGTAAAGAATACTACAAGTGGTTTTATGCGGAGCTACAGCTCTGATGTTCCTGGGTATGAAGGATTTGATTGGCTGATGATGGTGATAGTGCCAAAATCAATTTTCTCGATCACAGACGACGACAATACTATTGAATTAACAGTCGATAAACGTGTAAATCTTGTTGGGATTCATCTACTTTACAATACCTAG
- the LOC141698471 gene encoding TMV resistance protein N-like isoform X1, with protein sequence MFQIIFSCIAQLWELLCESLSSPPTSQTPSSSPDSLPSSNISETPASTVLNSLASTSSQTPSSSDSYSTRWDVFLSFRGSDTRNKFTSHLYDKLDGNGIQTFRDDPELRSGEVISDALLDAIRKSKTYIVVLSENYASSSWCLDELAEILLCYKTMQRLVIPVFYNINPAVVRYQTGKFQQAFQKHHVRFGREKVNNWRLTLTEVASFSGYHISENRSEADVINEIIDELLLKINPKTLDVAKYPVGLDSRVTAITTLLRCDKEGVIRVGIHGMGGVGKTTLAKAVYNKHYGSFHGSCFLADVREASTRENGLVSLQQKLIDNVLKRKNVKIDNVDQGIELIRARICSKKVLIVIDDLDNIMPLEFIVGPFAMGSIIIITTRNEDLLDSVRVEAKYKVNGLGDVESRQLFMQHAFGDNKIPDTFKELSKEILEHAGGLPLALKVFGSNLLNQSERDWRWFINKLKRIPIGDVENKLKISYHALKSVDPMLQNVYLDIACFFVGLKKKEVVNIMETCYTFVDRHIHILNKRCLLTTNDDDELGMHDLLQDMGRNIARNESPDEPGKHSRLWVSKDICDVLKKKKGTEAIECIIPRDKNQDVLRGLSFTTKTFKKMSKLRFLYFSKVNLTGSFENMFEDLRVLCWNCCPLQCLPSDFYPDKIVILELSGSKLKTMWDINMVSPVFGKLKTLNMSYSQDLTTTPDFTKFPCLETLNLNGCESLEEVHMSVGSLMGLNFLYMHGCKKLRSLPDTICNLRALIVLDCSECSSLKALPIKLGNIESLTKLIANDLSVSYLPDSIGYLPKLVDLELRYNKNLRILPFAFGRLSNLKELDISFCDHLHLVRKLPPNLKRIDASNCKYLQRLPNLSNLKHLEELTLVYDSGLTDVPGLEDLISIRKLDLRGCAGLTKDLTKLFFKVYSEYGHQISVYVTGYLDQKSRPQWSDWILESPTAESSESQDQKSRPRWYDWILESPYWTSESLETPSRASEYSESVYAELLPNESHNFMGIILCFNDPIQSCVGFNYSVKNTTSGFMRSYSSDVPGYEGFDWLMMVIVPKSIFSITDDDNTIELTVDKRVNLVGIHLLYNT encoded by the exons ATGTTTCAAATCATTTTTTCTTGTATAGCCCAGTTGTGGGAACTGTTGTGTGAATCATTGTCTTCTCCACCTACCTCTCAAACTCCATCCTCTTCTCCTGATTCACTGCCTTCTTCAAATATTTCTGAAACTCCGGCATCTACTGTTTTAAACTCACTAGCTTCAACAAGTTCTCAAACTCCTTCCTCTTCTGATTCATACTCAACTCGTTGGGATGTTTTCTTGAGTTTCCGCGGTTCAGACACTAGAAATAAGTTTACAAGTCATTTGTATGATAAACTCGATGGTAATGGTATTCAAACTTTTAGAGATGATCCTGAGCTACGTAGTGGTGAAGTAATTTCAGATGCATTGCTTGATGCTATTAGGAAATCAAAGACCTACATTGTTGTCCTGTCGGAAAATTATGCTTCTTCAAGTTGGTGCCTTGATGAGCTAGCCGAGATACTCCTTTGTTACAAGACAATGCAGCGATTGGTTATTCCTGTATTCTACAACATTAATCCAGCAGTTGTGCGATACCAAACTGGGAAATTTCAACAAGCTTTTCAAAAACATCATGTTCGTTTTGGAAGAGAGAAAGTGAACAATTGGCGACTTACACTAACTGAAGTCGCCAGCTTTTCAGGATACCATATATCAGAGAACAG GTCTGAAGCTGATGTTATCAATGAAATTATTGATGAGCTTCTTCTCAAAATAAATCCCAAGACTTTAGATGTTGCCAAATATCCTGTTGGGTTGGATTCTCGTGTGACAGCCATAACAACATTGTTGAGATGTGACAAAGAAGGTGTCATAAGGGTTGGTATACATGGTATGGGTGGAGTTGGCAAAACAACTCTTGCTAAAGCTGTGTATAACAAACACTATGGAAGCTTTCATGGCAGCTGCTTCCTAGCTGATGTTAGGGAGGCTTCAACAAGAGAAAACGGCTTAGTTAGTTTACAACAGAAACTTATTGACAATGTTCTGAAACGTAAGAATGTAAAGATCGACAATGTTGATCAAGGAATTGAGTTGATAAGAGCTAGAATTTGTTCGAAAAAGGTTCTGATTGTTATTGATGATTTGGACAACATAATGCCCCTTGAATTTATAGTTGGGCCATTTGCTATGGGTAGCATAATTATAATAACGACAAGGAATGAAGATCTACTTGATTCAGTTAGAGTCGAAGCCAAGTACAAGGTAAATGGACTGGGTGATGTTGAGTCACGTCAACTCTTTATGCAACATGCCTTTGGTGATAATAAAATACCCGACACATTCAAGGAATTGTCCAAAGAAATTCTAGAACATGCTGGGGGGCTTCCATTGGCTCTTAAAGTTTTTGGATCGAACCTGCTTAATCAATCTGAGAGAGACTGGAGATGGTTtataaacaagttgaaacgaaTCCCTATTGGAGATGTTGAGAATAAACTCAAAATTAGCTATCATGCCCTGAAATCGGTAGATCCTATGCTGCAAAATGTTTACCTAGACATTGCTTGTTTTTTCGTCGGACTGAAGAAAAAAGAGGTTGTTAATATAATGGAAACTTGTTACACATTTGTCGATCGTCATATTCACATTCTAAACAAAAGATGCTTGCTTACAACCAATGACGACGATGAGTTGGGGATGCATGATCTGCTTCAGGATATGGGAAGGAATATTGCCCGTAATGAATCTCCTGATGAGCCTGGAAAACATAGTAGATTGTGGGTATCAAAAGATATATGTGATGTGTTAAAGAAGAAAAAG GGAACAGAAGCAATAGAATGTATCATCCCTCGGGACAAGAACCAGGATGTACTAAGAGGATTATCATTCACTACCAAAACTTTCAAAAAGATGAGTAAATTAAGATTTCTTTACTTTAGTAAGGTAAATCTCACTGGAAGCTTCGAAAATATGTTTGAAGATTTGAGAGTGCTCTGTTGGAATTGTTGTCCTTTACAATGTTTACCTTCTGATTTTTATCCGGATAAAATTGTTATTCTTGAGTTGTCGGGGAGCAAATTGAAAACAATGTGGGATATAAACATG GTGTCACCTGTTTTTGGAAAGTTAAAGACTCTAAACATGTCATATTCTCAAGATTTAACTACAACTCCAGAtttcacaaaatttccttgtctTGAGACTTTGAATCTGAACGGTTGTGAAAGCTTGGAGGAAGTCCACATGTCAGTTGGAAGTTTAATGGGGCTTAATTTCTTATATATGCACGGTTGTAAGAAGCTAAGAAGTCTTCCGGACACCATCTGCAACTTGAGAGCATTGATAGTTCTAGATTGTAGTGAATGCAGTAGTCTGAAAGCTTTGCCTATAAAACTGGGCAACATTGAGTCATTAACAAAGCTCATTGCTAATGACCTGAGTGTTTCATATTTGCCTGATTCGATCGGATATCTTCCTAAGCTTGTGGACTTGGAACTAAGGTATAACAAGAACCTTAGAATTCTTCCATTTGCTTTTGGTCGGTTGTCAAACCTAAAGGAACTTGATATTAGCTTCTGTGATCATCTGCATTTGGTTCGAAAACTTCCTCCTAATCTGAAACGGATAGATGCAAGTAATTGTAAGTATCTGCAAAGATTACCAAATCTATCCAATCTGAAACACTTGGAGGAACTGACCCTTGTATATGATAGCGGTTTGACAGATGTTCCGGGCCTGGAGGATCTCATTTCTATTAGAAAGCTTGATTTGAGAGGTTGTGCTGGTCTGACAAAAGATCTCACAAAACTATTTTTTAAG GTATATTCTGAATATGGGCATCAAATTAGTGTTTACGTGACAGGATATCTAGATCAGAAAAGTCGTCCACAATGGTCTGATTGGATTCTTGAATCACCAACGGCTGAATCCTCTGAGTCACAAGATCAGAAAAGTCGCCCTAGATGGTATGATTGGATTCTTGAATCCCCGTATTGGACAAGTGAATCCTTAGAGACACCATCTCGGGCAAGTGAATATTCAGAGTCAGTGTATGCAGAGTTGCTGCCAAATGAGTCGCACAATTTCATGGGCATCATTCTTTGTTTTAACGACCCAATACAATCATGTGTTGGATTTAATTATTCTGTAAAGAATACTACAAGTGGTTTTATGCGGAGCTACAGCTCTGATGTTCCTGGGTATGAAGGATTTGATTGGCTGATGATGGTGATAGTGCCAAAATCAATTTTCTCGATCACAGACGACGACAATACTATTGAATTAACAGTCGATAAACGTGTAAATCTTGTTGGGATTCATCTACTTTACAATACCTAG